A DNA window from Corallococcus soli contains the following coding sequences:
- a CDS encoding SanA/YdcF family protein: protein MKAGGTTRVWVRRGLGLLGLGLVVVLGLSQFVRLRYQGRIVPLAVAPEAPLALVFGAGLAPGAVPSPVLAQRLDAAIALWRQGKVRALLVSGDNSAPFHDETRAMRRYLVEHGVPDAAVLGDEAGLSTYDSCLRAHTVFGADRAVLVTQRFHLSRALFIANSVGIDAWGVAADEGRATPWRYTLRETLSRVLALAMVMLEVEPGSLNSRPPTAPR from the coding sequence ATGAAGGCTGGCGGCACGACCAGGGTGTGGGTTCGCAGGGGCCTGGGGCTGCTGGGCCTGGGCCTCGTCGTCGTGCTGGGCCTGTCGCAGTTCGTGCGCCTGCGCTACCAGGGCCGCATCGTGCCGCTGGCCGTGGCCCCGGAGGCGCCCCTGGCGCTGGTGTTCGGGGCGGGGCTGGCGCCGGGCGCGGTGCCTTCCCCGGTGCTGGCGCAGCGGCTGGACGCGGCCATCGCCCTGTGGCGGCAGGGCAAGGTGCGGGCGCTGCTGGTGAGCGGGGACAACTCCGCGCCCTTCCATGACGAGACGCGGGCCATGCGGCGCTACCTGGTGGAGCACGGGGTGCCGGACGCGGCGGTGCTGGGCGACGAGGCGGGGCTGTCCACCTATGACAGCTGCCTCCGGGCGCACACGGTGTTCGGCGCGGACCGGGCGGTGCTCGTCACCCAGCGCTTCCACCTGTCGCGGGCGCTGTTCATCGCCAACTCGGTGGGCATCGACGCGTGGGGCGTGGCGGCGGACGAGGGCCGCGCGACCCCCTGGCGCTACACGCTGCGAGAGACGCTCTCCCGGGTGCTCGCGCTGGCCATGGTGATGCTGGAAGTGGAGCCCGGCAGCCTCAACAGCCGGCCACCGACCGCCCCCCGCTGA
- a CDS encoding thioredoxin family protein gives MAHPVSYEATTETFDSLVLEPRDELVVVDFWGPGCPNCDIYAAAEPSLLAELEGAPMRVVKVNAYEHEALATRFGLHGIPTFLLFLNGERLGKMSQYYGKPYWLGVIRDHLPKAPAATAS, from the coding sequence ATGGCGCATCCCGTGAGCTACGAGGCGACGACCGAGACCTTCGACTCGCTCGTCCTGGAACCCCGCGACGAGCTGGTGGTGGTGGACTTCTGGGGTCCCGGCTGCCCGAATTGCGACATCTACGCGGCGGCCGAGCCCAGCCTGCTGGCGGAGCTGGAGGGCGCGCCGATGCGCGTCGTCAAGGTCAACGCCTACGAGCATGAGGCGCTGGCCACGCGCTTCGGCCTGCACGGCATCCCCACCTTCCTCCTGTTCCTCAACGGGGAGCGGCTGGGGAAGATGAGCCAGTACTACGGCAAGCCGTACTGGCTGGGCGTCATCCGGGACCACCTGCCCAAGGCGCCGGCGGCCACCGCCTCCTGA
- a CDS encoding SMI1/KNR4 family protein has protein sequence MHEWLEALRKSAKATSEGVLAEEVRRAETECGIPFPGELADLYLTLNGGDFEGEVRLYPLRGGEGAPSVLEKSRLMLVGLPAAGVWRFGLKGPHRHLFVARKSAMEEQGDGGGALPGWVDALDAEDWVFGTWENEKKEMRLYRTLKDMLEVLVPPVEVESFGERTFARALNAVLQGALSGAEAEDEEASPLAGRTRDYSRDLASLARDVEEAEAEEAEAEASDEEAEAEDAESFVEGEEAEASDEAGTDEDVSDVEEGAQEELFTQPRPARSTSKKVPSRKQSSALPVSGGPSSAAKKGRGAPATSAGKSPTASRARAGGSATKPAAEAPAKGTARKAAVKKGAAKKAAPARGSAKKATGKAAVKKGAAKKATGKAAGKKSAAKKAPGKAAGKKSAPARGSAKKAPGKAAAKKGTAQKRGGSTAKKATAKKAAGKSAGARGATAKKSARRRS, from the coding sequence ATGCACGAGTGGTTGGAGGCACTGCGCAAGTCGGCGAAGGCGACCTCGGAGGGTGTGCTGGCGGAGGAGGTCCGCCGCGCCGAGACGGAGTGCGGCATCCCGTTTCCGGGGGAGCTCGCGGACCTGTACCTGACGCTCAACGGCGGTGATTTCGAGGGCGAGGTTCGCCTGTACCCGCTGCGGGGCGGCGAGGGGGCGCCCAGCGTCCTGGAGAAGAGCCGGCTGATGCTGGTGGGCCTGCCCGCCGCGGGCGTGTGGCGCTTCGGGTTGAAGGGGCCGCACCGTCACCTGTTCGTCGCGCGCAAGTCCGCGATGGAGGAGCAGGGGGACGGCGGCGGCGCGCTGCCCGGCTGGGTGGACGCGCTGGACGCGGAAGACTGGGTCTTCGGCACCTGGGAGAACGAGAAGAAGGAGATGCGGCTGTACCGCACGCTCAAGGACATGCTCGAGGTGCTGGTGCCGCCCGTGGAGGTGGAGAGCTTCGGGGAGCGGACCTTCGCGCGGGCCTTGAACGCCGTGCTGCAGGGCGCCCTGTCCGGCGCGGAGGCCGAGGACGAAGAGGCGTCGCCCCTGGCCGGGCGCACCCGCGACTACTCCCGCGACCTGGCCTCCCTGGCCCGCGACGTCGAAGAGGCCGAGGCGGAGGAAGCCGAGGCCGAGGCGTCCGACGAGGAAGCCGAAGCGGAAGACGCGGAGTCGTTCGTCGAAGGCGAAGAGGCCGAAGCGTCCGACGAAGCCGGAACCGACGAGGACGTCTCCGACGTGGAGGAGGGTGCGCAGGAAGAGCTGTTCACGCAGCCCAGGCCCGCGCGCTCCACCTCGAAGAAGGTCCCGTCCCGCAAGCAGTCCTCCGCGCTTCCCGTGAGCGGTGGTCCGTCCTCCGCGGCGAAGAAGGGGCGCGGCGCTCCTGCGACCTCCGCTGGGAAGTCGCCCACGGCGTCCCGGGCCCGCGCGGGTGGATCCGCGACGAAGCCTGCGGCCGAAGCTCCCGCGAAGGGCACCGCGCGCAAGGCGGCCGTGAAGAAGGGGGCCGCGAAGAAGGCCGCTCCGGCTCGCGGCAGCGCGAAGAAGGCCACGGGCAAGGCGGCCGTGAAGAAGGGGGCCGCGAAGAAGGCCACGGGCAAGGCGGCCGGAAAGAAGTCCGCTGCGAAGAAGGCCCCGGGCAAGGCGGCCGGAAAGAAGTCCGCTCCGGCTCGCGGCAGCGCGAAGAAGGCCCCGGGCAAGGCCGCCGCGAAGAAGGGGACCGCCCAGAAGCGGGGTGGTTCCACCGCGAAGAAGGCCACCGCGAAGAAGGCCGCCGGCAAGTCCGCGGGGGCTCGCGGAGCCACGGCGAAGAAGTCCGCGCGCCGTCGGTCCTGA